In Methanosarcina siciliae T4/M, one genomic interval encodes:
- a CDS encoding hydantoinase/oxoprolinase family protein: protein MHFSLGIDAGGTYTDAVIIRDSDGAVVESSKALTTYPDPLPGMKNAIDRLDPGYLKDIKLVSVSTTLSTNTILESTGFPVGLIMIGDYVIPENLPTDYWIAVSGGHDSDGEELKVLDLDSVEEFALKVKSKVSAFAVSSYFSNRNPEHELAVKKAVKDITGHPVVCGHELSQDLGAYERAITAFLNAQLIPITHKFIKAIIREFESRGINANLLMLKCDGSVVGIEEALEKPIETIFSGPAASLVGASHLSRLNTCAMIDVGGTSTDVAMMQNGLPELSSAGAVVGGWQTRVKAIRMETSATGGDSHIWLKGDRINVGPRRVIPLCRASVIYPEFREKLKHNRVAKGYLCENIQVTKFFVRTGFRPLELKAGEREIYKHIGKEPVAFGDLLIALKKRPSPSILDSLIQKRLIQAIGFTPTDALHVLGEYNEWDTEAARIGAHMLGRPLKLSPEDLSAEVKRRVARNIAEDLIAYLIEGMPRNEIDRVLLGKNFTRFRVEIPVVLLGGPVRAYVEDLRKLINAEFIVPEYADVGNAVGALVGKGIKRVEILIKTRLVPKSREEKSEEDEEYGIAPESEVIESAIQQEKKNEYIVFSPSERKKFEKYNEALEYGEKLGKQLVMDYMIGAGLGKEEIRIDVSRKHLAPPGWTDVPLETKLVYVGVGLPKNSLTV, encoded by the coding sequence ATGCACTTCAGTCTTGGAATAGATGCAGGGGGCACCTATACTGATGCCGTTATCATAAGGGATTCCGACGGAGCAGTAGTTGAGTCAAGCAAAGCCCTTACGACTTATCCCGACCCCCTGCCGGGAATGAAAAACGCAATCGACAGACTGGACCCTGGCTATCTTAAGGATATAAAGCTCGTATCCGTATCTACCACCCTGTCCACAAATACGATTCTGGAAAGCACCGGATTTCCGGTCGGGCTGATCATGATAGGGGACTATGTGATCCCTGAGAACCTTCCTACAGACTACTGGATAGCAGTCTCAGGCGGGCACGACAGCGATGGGGAAGAGCTAAAAGTTCTGGATCTTGATTCTGTGGAAGAATTCGCCCTCAAAGTAAAGAGTAAGGTTTCGGCTTTTGCAGTTTCCTCTTACTTCAGCAACCGAAACCCCGAGCACGAGCTTGCAGTCAAAAAAGCGGTAAAGGACATTACCGGACACCCTGTCGTATGCGGGCATGAGCTATCCCAGGACCTCGGAGCCTATGAAAGAGCTATAACTGCTTTTCTGAACGCCCAGTTAATCCCGATTACCCATAAGTTCATCAAGGCAATAATCAGAGAATTCGAAAGCCGTGGGATCAACGCAAACTTGTTGATGTTAAAATGTGACGGGTCGGTGGTTGGAATCGAAGAAGCCCTGGAAAAACCCATCGAGACCATCTTTTCAGGGCCTGCTGCAAGCCTTGTAGGTGCATCTCACCTCAGCCGGCTTAACACATGTGCCATGATTGACGTTGGCGGCACGAGCACGGACGTAGCCATGATGCAGAACGGACTGCCGGAACTCAGCAGTGCAGGGGCAGTAGTAGGAGGCTGGCAGACCCGCGTAAAAGCTATCCGTATGGAGACTTCGGCAACCGGAGGAGACAGCCACATCTGGCTTAAAGGGGACAGAATCAACGTAGGGCCTCGCCGGGTTATTCCTCTCTGCAGGGCTTCTGTTATCTACCCCGAATTCAGGGAGAAACTCAAGCACAACAGGGTAGCAAAAGGGTATCTCTGTGAAAATATCCAGGTAACGAAATTTTTTGTCCGCACGGGATTCAGGCCTCTCGAGCTGAAAGCAGGAGAACGGGAGATATACAAACATATCGGAAAAGAGCCCGTTGCCTTCGGAGACCTGCTCATTGCACTGAAAAAACGCCCTTCCCCTTCAATACTCGATTCACTCATACAGAAAAGACTGATTCAGGCCATAGGTTTTACACCCACCGACGCCCTGCACGTCCTTGGAGAGTATAACGAGTGGGATACGGAAGCTGCAAGGATAGGAGCACATATGCTCGGGCGGCCCCTGAAGCTAAGCCCCGAGGACCTCAGTGCTGAAGTAAAGCGCAGGGTTGCGCGCAACATTGCCGAAGATCTTATCGCATACCTGATAGAGGGAATGCCCAGAAATGAAATTGACAGGGTACTTCTGGGAAAGAACTTCACGCGCTTCAGAGTAGAAATTCCCGTTGTCCTTCTCGGGGGCCCCGTGAGGGCATACGTAGAAGACCTGCGAAAACTAATTAATGCCGAGTTCATAGTCCCCGAATATGCCGATGTTGGAAATGCTGTTGGTGCTCTTGTTGGAAAAGGAATTAAAAGAGTAGAGATCCTCATAAAAACCAGACTTGTCCCCAAATCCAGGGAAGAAAAATCAGAAGAGGATGAGGAATACGGTATAGCTCCGGAAAGTGAAGTTATAGAAAGTGCCATTCAGCAGGAAAAGAAAAACGAGTACATTGTGTTTTCTCCGTCGGAGAGGAAGAAATTTGAAAAATACAATGAAGCTCTGGAATATGGAGAAAAACTTGGGAAACAGCTTGTCATGGACTACATGATCGGAGCAGGGCTTGGAAAAGAGGAAATAAGGATAGATGTCAGTAGAAAGCACCTGGCACCTCCGGGCTGGACTGACGTGCCCCTGGAAACAAAGCTTGTATATGTAGGGGTAGGCTTACCGAAGAATTCTCTTACAGTTTAA
- a CDS encoding hydantoinase/oxoprolinase N-terminal domain-containing protein — protein sequence MQYSLGIDAGGTYTDAVILRDSDSRILDTSKAITTYPNLMTGIRNAIDKLNPEYLKQVKLVSVSTTLSTNTILERTGYPVGLILVGDYIIPKELPADYCIKVKGGHDSNGDELCPLDLTAVEQFAVSLKKKVSAFAVSSYFSTRNPEHELKIKDVILKLTGHPVVCGHELSQDLGAYERAATAVLNAQLIPITYQFIHSIMNEVKERNLDAKVLMLKCDGSVIDIKGAKLRPIETIFSGPAASIMGASHLSGLDTCTVIDVGGTSTDVSIIKNGLPELCEKGAIVGGWQTRVKAIKMESSANGGDSHVWFKKCIRIGPRRVMPLCFAAVNYPNFKEKLEKNPVPLRTMLNEHVQPTKFFVRTGVIPINPTESEKKLLEVIGDEPLSIHEILNKMKRFPSPAVLDSLLNQRSIQAIGFTPTDALHVLGEYTEWDVETSLIGAKKLSRFTQLGVHAFCKKIKQQVARNMAYSLISFIMEGRGKDGIKMMLEEEVPIQYKVNIPIVLLGGPVKAYYGELKSLIDADIIAPEQARVGNAVGALVGKGIKRIEITIRPYSMENPDQNFLVFTPVGRKKFEQYRAALEYSQKAGEELILDSLKDFGLPESSIKIDTSIEYLVPPGWKQTPMETKMTFVGVCTPGFSMD from the coding sequence ATGCAATATAGTCTGGGTATTGACGCAGGTGGGACATACACTGATGCAGTTATCTTAAGGGATTCGGACAGCCGGATACTGGATACAAGCAAAGCTATTACCACCTATCCAAACCTGATGACCGGAATACGAAATGCAATTGATAAGTTAAACCCGGAATATCTCAAGCAAGTAAAACTCGTGTCGGTTTCAACAACCCTCTCGACAAATACAATCCTTGAAAGGACCGGATACCCTGTTGGCCTGATCCTTGTAGGGGACTACATCATTCCAAAGGAGCTGCCAGCCGACTACTGTATAAAGGTGAAAGGGGGGCACGACAGCAATGGAGACGAACTCTGTCCCCTTGACCTTACGGCTGTAGAACAGTTTGCAGTGAGTCTCAAAAAGAAAGTGTCCGCATTTGCCGTTTCTTCCTATTTCAGCACTCGAAACCCGGAACATGAGTTAAAGATAAAGGATGTAATCCTCAAACTTACGGGACATCCTGTGGTCTGCGGGCATGAGCTCTCCCAGGACCTCGGAGCCTATGAAAGAGCAGCAACAGCAGTCTTAAATGCCCAGCTAATTCCCATAACATACCAGTTTATCCATTCCATCATGAATGAAGTAAAGGAAAGAAACCTTGATGCGAAGGTTCTGATGTTAAAATGTGACGGCTCGGTCATAGATATTAAAGGTGCGAAACTGCGCCCGATTGAAACTATTTTTTCAGGCCCCGCTGCAAGTATTATGGGAGCTTCACACCTTTCAGGGCTTGACACCTGTACGGTAATCGATGTTGGAGGAACAAGCACGGATGTCTCCATAATTAAAAACGGCCTTCCTGAGCTCTGCGAGAAAGGGGCAATTGTTGGGGGCTGGCAGACCCGCGTAAAAGCTATAAAAATGGAAAGCTCCGCAAACGGGGGAGACAGCCATGTGTGGTTTAAGAAATGCATAAGGATAGGTCCGAGAAGGGTCATGCCACTCTGTTTTGCTGCGGTAAATTACCCTAACTTTAAAGAAAAACTTGAGAAAAATCCCGTACCATTAAGAACCATGCTCAACGAGCATGTCCAGCCAACCAAGTTTTTTGTCAGAACCGGAGTAATACCCATTAACCCAACGGAGAGTGAAAAGAAACTGCTTGAAGTTATAGGGGACGAGCCTCTTTCTATCCACGAAATATTAAATAAAATGAAGCGTTTTCCTTCTCCTGCGGTTCTGGATTCCCTGCTCAACCAGCGGTCGATCCAGGCAATAGGCTTTACGCCCACAGATGCCCTGCACGTCCTTGGGGAATACACGGAATGGGACGTGGAGACCTCCCTGATAGGAGCCAAAAAACTTTCCCGTTTTACTCAACTGGGCGTGCACGCCTTCTGTAAGAAAATAAAACAGCAGGTTGCAAGAAATATGGCTTACAGCCTGATATCCTTCATAATGGAAGGTAGGGGAAAAGATGGAATAAAGATGATGCTGGAAGAAGAAGTCCCTATCCAGTACAAGGTAAATATCCCCATAGTTCTGCTGGGCGGACCTGTAAAAGCCTACTACGGAGAACTGAAATCTCTTATTGATGCGGATATTATCGCCCCCGAACAAGCGAGAGTAGGCAACGCTGTCGGAGCTCTTGTAGGAAAAGGGATTAAAAGAATTGAGATAACTATCAGGCCTTACTCGATGGAAAACCCGGACCAGAATTTCCTTGTATTTACTCCGGTAGGAAGAAAAAAGTTTGAGCAGTACCGGGCTGCCCTTGAATACTCTCAAAAAGCCGGGGAAGAATTAATTCTGGATTCCCTGAAAGATTTCGGGCTTCCGGAAAGTTCGATAAAGATAGATACCAGCATAGAGTATCTCGTGCCTCCGGGATGGAAGCAGACCCCTATGGAGACAAAGATGACGTTTGTGGGAGTCTGTACTCCAGGTTTTTCAATGGACTGA
- a CDS encoding helix-turn-helix transcriptional regulator, with protein sequence MESSLIDLVFRSDKRKNLLILLDSGSKNIDEIKDELDVTATSILPQIKKLIDSDLIVQEDRMYKLTVLGEFIIKKVKPLISALEVVEKNNSYWTGHDLNSIPRHLLERISELGDCTLIEPDLNHIYEPSQKIIDSMADVKMVSTFASYFNPAYLPLYVELGRKDAELSLNFTQSVWDHLSNEHSNMIKELMSMDNVSLYISKEGIKLTEITVTDRIMLLGLFDKNGKFDQQFIMSFEPVALRWGQELFDYFKRLSKQVNKI encoded by the coding sequence ATGGAATCTTCACTTATTGATCTTGTTTTCCGCTCCGATAAAAGAAAAAACCTTCTTATACTGCTGGATAGCGGTTCAAAAAACATTGATGAAATCAAGGATGAACTGGATGTTACTGCCACGTCAATTCTCCCCCAGATAAAGAAATTGATAGACAGCGACCTTATCGTTCAGGAAGACCGGATGTACAAACTCACGGTACTCGGAGAGTTCATAATCAAAAAGGTAAAGCCCCTAATCAGCGCCCTTGAGGTTGTGGAAAAAAATAACTCTTACTGGACAGGGCACGACCTGAATTCAATCCCCCGCCACCTGCTCGAAAGAATCTCAGAGCTTGGAGACTGCACTCTTATAGAGCCGGACCTGAACCATATTTATGAGCCCTCCCAGAAAATTATTGATAGCATGGCCGATGTAAAAATGGTCTCAACCTTTGCTTCATATTTTAATCCTGCCTATTTACCCCTGTACGTTGAACTTGGCAGAAAGGATGCCGAACTATCTCTTAATTTTACGCAGTCAGTCTGGGACCATCTCTCAAACGAGCACTCAAATATGATAAAAGAGCTAATGAGCATGGATAATGTGAGCCTTTATATCTCGAAAGAGGGAATAAAGCTAACTGAAATTACAGTCACTGATAGAATAATGCTCCTTGGGCTCTTTGACAAAAATGGAAAGTTCGACCAGCAGTTTATTATGAGTTTTGAGCCTGTTGCCCTGCGCTGGGGCCAGGAATTGTTTGATTATTTCAAGAGACTTTCCAAGCAGGTTAATAAGATATGA